The Candidatus Zixiibacteriota bacterium genome contains the following window.
CGCATGCTACGGGCCAACCGAAAAAAGCCTCTTCGAACCCCGGGCCCGCGCCCAACCCCGTTTTTTCAACTTCCGACGCCCGGCACAGGTTCTACCTGTGACTGCGAAAAAGCGTAGCATACTAGGCCCAAAATTTCGACCTTGTCAAGGGCGCATTTGACCCCTCCCGGACCGCTTCCGCCGGGGGGTCCTCAGAGACTTGACGTCGAAAGTGCCCCGGTGCAAGAATGGCCTCGCATTAACGGGAGGCCCAGCCCGGGTTTTGCGGGTAGCGCCTTCCGCGTAAAGACGATCCGCGGGAGCCCAAGGAGGTCCGTCGTGTCGATCGTAACGATTTCCCATGCGGCTTACAGCGGCGGCGGAGCGATTGCCGAGAAGGTTGCCGCCGCCCTCAACTATCGTTCCATCGACCGCGAGGTCCTGCTGGAGGCCCATCGGCGTTACGGGATACCGGAGGCCAAGTACACTGAGGTCCTGGAGACCGAGGGGCGCTGGTGGGAGCGCTGGGTCGAGAGTCTGAGGCTCTATCGAATCACGCTCCAGGCGGCAATGTGCGAGGTGGCTCAAGGGGGAAATCTCGTTTATCACGGACGGGCGGGGCAGGAGTTCTTCCCGGGAATCAGCCACGTGCTGAGAGTGCTGGTTCTGGCTCCTCTGGAGTACAGGATCGAGCAGGTGAGGGCGCAGAAGGGGATGACCGCGGACGACGCGCGTCACTTTTTGAAGGAGCTCGACCGCGTGCGAAGTCGCCGGCTGCGGGCGCTGTTCAACATCGACTGGCAGGATCCGTTGACCTACGATCTGGTGTTGAACACGGCCCGCGTGAGCATC
Protein-coding sequences here:
- a CDS encoding cytidylate kinase family protein, yielding MSIVTISHAAYSGGGAIAEKVAAALNYRSIDREVLLEAHRRYGIPEAKYTEVLETEGRWWERWVESLRLYRITLQAAMCEVAQGGNLVYHGRAGQEFFPGISHVLRVLVLAPLEYRIEQVRAQKGMTADDARHFLKELDRVRSRRLRALFNIDWQDPLTYDLVLNTARVSIDSAAQVIADMVRRPEFQPTPQSEKAFQDLTTTARVQAALITSPKTRNVILNVRSDGGEVYISGILADPELEKEITQIAKSVPGVSRVVTDIEPPPIEYMHP